GCCGGGCGCACCGCCGAGACGTCGGCCGATGTGCTACGCATCGGACCGCTGCGCATCGATCGCGCGGCGATGACGGTGAACGTCGACGAGCATCCCGTGGAGCTCACCGCGACCGAGTACCGCCTGCTGCTCGCGCTCGCCGAGCACCGCGGACGCGTGCAGGCGCGCAGCCACCTGCTGGAGACGGTGTGGGAGGCCGCCCCCGACATCCAGACGCGCACCGTGGACATGCACGTGCAGCGCCTGCGCACGAAGCTCGGCGCCGCGGGTGAGCTGATCGAGACGGTGCGCGGCTTCGGCTATCGGCTGCGGGCGCCGCAGGGGCTGAGCGCGTAGCGCGCCGGTGCGCCTCACCCGCTTCTTCCTTCTCTCGCTGCTCGGCTGTCTCGCCGCGTTCGTGCTCGTCGCGCTCGCGACCGTCGGCGAGCTCACACGGGCCGCGACGCGCGGCGCGGTGAGTCCGACGATCGTCACGCGCGTCGAGGTCGCGGCCCAGCGCGGCGTGCTGATCGCCGCGATCGCCGCCATCGTCGCCGCGGTGCTCGTGACGTGGCTGTTCCGCCATCGAGTCGCGCGCCCGCTCGCCGCGGTGCGCGACTCGGCCCGTGCGCTCGCCTCGGCGGACGGGTCGGTGCGCTACACCGTGCACGGAGACGAGCTCACGGAGCTCGCCCGCGCGCTCGACGGCGTGCGCGCGCGACTCGGCGAGCACGCGCGCGCGCGCACGGTGGAGGCGGACCTGCTCGTCGCGCTGCGCGAGTCGCTGAGCGAGGGCATCGTCGCGGTGTCGGCGTCGGGCACCGTGGTGTACGTGAACGACGCGGCCCGCCGCCTGCTCGACCTGAAGTCGCCCGTGCCGTTCTCCGTCGACCATCTGCCGCGCGACCGCGATCTGCGCGAGACGCTGCGCGAAGCGCTCGCCGGACAGGAGGCGGGGCCGGTGGAGCTCATTGTCTCGGGTCGGCACCTCGCGCTCGCCGCGCACCCGCTGGCCGATGCCGCGGGCGCGGCGCTCACCGTGTTCGACCTCGGGCCCATGCGCCGGCTGGAGGCGATCCGGCGCGACTTCGTGGCGAACGTGTCGCACGAGCTGAAGACGCCGCTCACGGTGGTCGGCGGCTTCGCCGAGACGCTCGCCGACGACGACGTCGCGCCGGCGGATCGGCGCCGCTTCGCCGAGACGATCCGCGTCAACGCGCAGCGCATGCAGCGCATCGTCGACGAGCTGCTCGACCTGTCGCGCATCGAGAGCGGCGGCTGGCGCCCGATGCCGGAACGGCTCGACGTCGCGACCGCGGCGGAGGAAGCTTCGGTCACCGCGCGCGACGCGGCGGCGGCGAAGCGCGTCGGCTTCGCCGTGCTCGTCGAGCCGGGCGCCGCGCGCGCGTGGGCCGACGCGACGGCGCTGCGCCAGGTGCTCACGAACCTCGTGGAGAACGCGGTGCGGCACACGGCGAGCGGCGCGGTCACCGTGGTCGCGCGGCGCGACGACACGCGACGCGGCGTGTGGATCGGCGTCCGCGACACCGGCTGTGGCATCGAGCCGGAGCACCTGCCGCGCATCTTCGAGCGGTTCTACCGTGTGGACCCGGCGCGCTCGCGCGAGGCCGGCGGCACCGGGCTCGGTCTGTCGATCGTGAAGCATCTCGTGGAGGCGCACGGCGGTGAGGTGCGCGCGACGAGCGCGCCGGGCGCGGGCACGACGATCGAGGGATTCTTTCCCGACGCCGCTAACCACGGCACGTAGGCGGCGTCCACCGGCGCGCGGGTGGCGCACTTCCGCGCGCCCGTGCAGACTCGCGTGGTGACCGTGACGGCGCGCCGCTCGTCGCCCGCAGTCGCCTACACCGCTCGCCGCTCCCACTCGCTCCCGCCGTCGATGCCCCCGTCGTACCGCGTCGCTCTCGCCTCGATCGCAGCGCTGACGGCGCTCGTCGCCTGCAAGGATACGAGCGCCCCGTCCGGCACCACCACGCCCCCGACGAACGGTCCCAAGGTGGCGACGCTTCGCGGCGACATCGCGGCGAACCGGACGCTCTCGGCGGACACGGTCTACACGTTGAGCGGCTTCGTGAAGGTGCGCGCCGGCGCGACGCTCACCATTCCCGCCGGCACGCGCATCGTCGGCGACACGCTCGCCGCCGGCAGCTCGCTGTGGATCACACGCGGCGCGCGCATCGACGCACGCGGCAGCGCGACGAATCCCATCGTGTTCACGTCGCAGCGCGCCGCGGGCTCGCGCGCACCCGGCGACTGGGGCGGGCTCGTGATCGTCGGCAACGCGCCGACGAGCCGCAACGCGAACGATGCGCTGACCTACGGGCGCGCCGGCACGCCACTCGTTCCCGAGAGCTACGGCGGCGGGTCGGTGCCTAACGACAACTCCGGCACGCTGCAGTACGTGCGCATCGAGTTCGCCGGCGCGTCGCCGACCGGCGGCGACGAGCAGATGGCGGCGCTCACGCTGTACGCGGTGGGACGCGGGACCACGATCGAGTACGTGCAGTCGCTGGAGAGCCTCGGCAGCGCGTTCCAGTGGTACGGCGGCACGGTCGACGGCCGCTACCTCGTGTCGTACGAGGCGGGCGACGACCACTTCGCGTGGGCCGAAGGGTACGCGGGACGCGACCAGTTCCTCGTCGGCTACCAGACGCACCAGCCGACCGCGCGCTCGGCCGACGCCGGACTGCCGTCGACGACGCCGCGCGGCATCCAGGGCTACGGGTGCGACATCTCGAACGACGCGCGCCCCGGATGCACGAGCTATCTCGCCGCGCCGCTGTCCTCGCCGGTGCTCGCGAACTTCACGCTCGTCGGCCCGGGGACCGGCGTCTACGGCGCGACGGTCGCCGCGCAGGCGAATGGGATCATGCTGCGCCGCGGCACGGGCGGCACGCTGCTGAACGGCGTTGTCGCGCGATGGCCCGGCGTCGGCCTCACGGTGCGCGAGGCGCAGACCGACACGCTGCGGCAGCGCGACTCGCTCACGATCGCCGGCGTGCTGCTCACCGACAACGCGGCCGGCAACTACGACGCGCCGGGCTCGATCGGCTTCGGGCAGCAGGCGACGTTCCCGAACACGATCAGCGCCACCGCGCCGACCGCCACGCTGTTCACCAGCGTGCCGTCGGGCGCCGTCCCCGCAGCAGCGACGCTCGACTGGACGCCGGCCGGCGGCTCGCCGCTCCGCGCGAACGGCGTCACGTCGTGGACGCCGCGCATCCAGGCGCGCACGACCGGCTTCTTCGGCGCGACGATGACACCGACGAGCTACGTCGGCGCCGCGGACCCGAACTCGGCCACGAAATGGTGGCAGGGGTGGACGGCGTACGCACGCAATTGATGACGCGTCATGGGCATTGCGTTAGCATGATCTGCACGGAGCGAAGGGTCCCGCTGCACGCTCGTCCCATGCGAACCATGGAAACCCCATGGAAATGATGCGTTCCAACGACGGCGCCCCCGCGGCGACGAACGGCAGCGATGCGGTGCGGATCGCCGCGATCGACATCGGATCGAACTCCATCCGGCAGATCGTCGCCGACGTCAGCCCCGACGGAAAGATCCGGGTCGCCGACGAGATGAAGGCGATGCCGCGCCTCGGCGCCGGCGTCGACGCGACCGGCGAGCTCGCGGAGGCGTCGATGCAGGCGGCGCTCGCCGAGCTGTCGCGCATGGCGACGCTCGCGCGGCAGGTCGGCGCGAATCGCATCGAGGCCGTGGCGACGAGCGCCGTGCGCGACGCGGCGAACGGCGGCGCATTCCTCGAGCGCGTGCGCATGGAGACGGGGCTCCGCGTGCGGCTCCTCAGCGGCGAGGAGGAGGCGCGGCTCGCGTTCCGCTCCGCGCTCGCGCACTTCGAGCTCGGCGTCGGCCGCACCGTCGTGATGGACATCGGGGGCGGGTCGCTGGAGCTCGCGTTCGCGGCTGACGGACTGCTCGACTGCCTCGAGTCGTTTCCGTTCGGCGCCATCCGCACCACCGACCAGTTCCTCGGCGAGCGTCCGCGCGACCGCGACGTGAAGATGCTGCGCCGCGAGGTGCGGCGCGCGGTGCGCGAGCACGTGCCGCTGAAGGAGTGGCACAAGGCGCGGGTCATCGGCTCGGGCGGCACGTTCACGAACCTCGCGTCGATCATGAACACGCGCCTCGGCCTGCAGGATGCGCCTAACGGCCACGGCACCGTGGTGACACGCGGCGACGTGGAGGAGACGCTCGACATGCTCGCCGCGATGTCCGCCGCCGAGCGCGCCGCGGTGCCGGGGCTCAATCCCGACCGCGCCGACATCATCGTCGCCGGGCTCGCCGTCGCCGCGGAAGTGCTCGACCTGCTCGAGGCGCGCGAGCTGCACGTCTCGGCGTACGGCATCCGCGAGGGGCTGCTGCTGGAGGCGGCGCGCGTGGAGCCGCGCGCCGCGGACCCGGGCGAGGCGCGCGAGCGCTCGGTGCGCGAGTTCGCGGAGCGCTGCCACTACGAGGCACCACACGCCGAGCAGGTGCGCAAGCTCGCGCTGCAGCTCTACGACCAGCTCGCGGCGCGGCTGGGCTGCGAGCCGGGCGACCGCGAGATCCTCGCCGACGCCGCGCTGCTGCACGACGTGGGCTACCACATCAGCTACGAGCGCCATCACAAGCACTCGTACCACCTCATCCTGCACGCCGACTTCGTGGGCATGACGCCGGCCGAGCAGGCCGCCGTGGCGAACGTCGCGCGCTACCACCGCGGCGCGCCGCCGAAGAAGACGCACGAGAACTACGGCTCGCTCGACCGCTCGCTGCGCCGCCGCATCAAGCGGCTCGCCGCGCTGCTCCGCCTCGCCGACGGGCTCGATCGCGGGCACGTGGCCGCCGTGGAGCGCGTGCAGGCGACCGTGGAGAAGACCCGGCTGCTCCTCCACCTCGTGCCGGTTCCCGACGCGACGTCCTTGCGCCTCGAGTCGTGGGGCGCCGACCGGAAGGCCGAGCTGCTCGCGAAGCTGCTCGACGTCGACGTCGAGGTGGAGGCCTAACGGCCGCTCACCAGCGCGCCGAGTGCTCGGTGGTGCGCATGAGCAGCTGCTCGTCCTCGGTGGGCGGCGCCTCGCGGACGCCCTCGTGCACCTGCCCCCACGGGTCGCGCAGCAGGATGCGGTGCGTCGCGCGCTCCGGCTCGTCGTCGAGCGGGCGGCGCTGCGTGTACGTGCCGTCGGCGGCGAGGTCCCACGCCTGCCGGTTGTCGGCGAGGCACGTGTCGAGCAGCGCGCGGAGCGGCGCGTGCAGCGCGGGATCCTCCACCGGCACGATCGCCTCGACCCGGCGGTCGAAGTTGCGCGGCATCCAGTCGGCCGAGCCGATGTAGTACTCCGCCTGGCCGTCGTTCGCGAAGTAGAACAGCCGCGAGTGCTCGAGGAACCGCCCGACGATGCTCTGCACGCGAATGCGCTCGCTCACGTCGGGCACCTGCGGCCGCAGGCAGCAGATGCCGCGCACGATGAGCGCGATGTCCACGCCGGCCTGCGACGCCGCGTACAGCGCGCCGATCGTCTCCGGGTCGACGAGCGCGTTCATCTTCGCGACGATGCGCGCGCTCCGCCCCGCGCGCGCATGCGCCGCCTCGCGCTCGATGAGCGACAGCAGACGTGCGCGCATGTTCGCCGGCGCGACGAGCAGCTTGCGATAGAGGCGCTGCCGCGAGAAGCCGGTGAGCGCGTTGAACAGATCCGACGCGTCGGAGCCGATGCTCGCGTTCGCGGTGAACAACCCGATGTCGGTGTACAGCCGCGCCGTCTTCGAGTTGTAGTTCCCCGTGCCGAGGTGCACGTAGCGGCGCACCACCCCGTCCGGGTCGCGCCGTACGACGAGCGCCGTCTTGCAGTGCGTCTTGAGCCCGGGGAGGCCGTACGCCACGTGCACGCCGTAGCGCTCCAGCGTGCGCGCCCAGTTGATGTTGTTCACCTCGTCGAACCGCGCCTGCAGCTCCACGAGCACCGCGACCTGCTTCCCCGCCTGCGCCGCGTCGGCGAGCGCGGTCACGATCTCCGTGTCGCCGGACGTGCGGTAGAGCGTGAGCTTGATGGCGATGACGTGCTCGTCGCGCGCGGCCTCCTCGATGAACCGTTCCACCGAGGCGTCGAACGACTGGAACGGGTGGTGCACGAGCAGGTCGCGCTCGCGGACGATGTCGAAGATCGACCGCGCGGTGTCGCGCAGCACGCCCGGGACGAGCGGCGTGAACGGCGCGTCCTTCAGCTCCGGCAGCTCGAGCTGCGTGAGCGCCATGAGGTCGCCGAGCTCCAGCAGCCGACCGCCCTCGTGCACGTCGTCGAGCGTGAGCGCGCTCACGGCCTGCGTCTCGACGTCGTTCAGCTCCTCGAGCAGCAGCGTGCGGAGCCCCTCCGGCATCCCTTCCTGCAGCTCGATGCGCACGACCTCGCCGAACCGGCGGCGGAAGACCTGCTGCTCCACCGTGTCGAGCAGGTCCTCCATCTGGTCGATCTGCCCGAGGTCGAGGTCCGAGTAGCGCGTGATGCGGAACGCGAACCAGCGCAGCACCTCCATGCCGGGGAACAGCGCCGGCAGGTTCGCGCCGATGAGCTCCTCGAGCGGCACGAAGTGGTGCGGCGTGCCGGTCGGCACGAGACGCGGCAGCGAGCGCGGCACCTTCACGCGCGCGAAGTGCTCGGTGCCCTGATCGGGGTCGCGCAGCTCGACGGCGAGCGACAGCGACAGGTTCGAGATGTACGGGAACGGGTGCCCGGGATCGACGGCGAGCGGCGTGAGCACCGGGAACACCTGCGACTCGAAGAACTCGTCGACCGCCATCCACTCCGGCGGCGACAGCTCCGACATGCGTTTGAGCTCGATGCCGTTCGACGCGAGCAGCGGCAGGAGCTGCCCGTACAGGCACGCATCGCGTCGCGCGAGCAGCTCGCTCACGCGCCGCCGGATCGCCGCGAGCTGCTCCGCCGGCGTGAGCCCGTCCGGCGGATACTGCGCCATGCCCTGCGCGACCTTCCGCCGCAGTCCCGCCACCCGGACCATGTAGAACTCGTCCAGGTTCGTGCTGAAGATCGACAGGAACTTCACGCGCTCGAGCAGCGGCACGCGTGGATCCGTCGCCTCGTGCAGCACGCGCGCGTTGAACTCGAGCCACGAGAGCTCGCGGTTGATGAACAGCGCGGTCGGCGGGAGCTTCGGGGTCACGGGTCTACCTTACGACAGGACGGGGGATCCGGCTAGACGACGAACATCGGCGGTTCCCTTCTCCGACAGGATGAACAGGACGGACAGGACGAGAACCAACACCAAAGGCAACGCTCTTGGTGTTGGTTCTCATCCTGTCCGTCCTGTTCATCCTGTCGACACGAACGGCCCACAGATCCCGTCCATCCTGTCCCCGCTCAGAACTGGAACGGCAGCACGGCGCGCAGGATCCAGAACGACAGCGCGGCGATGATGCCGGCCGCGGGGATCGTGAGGATCCACGCCCACACGATGCGACCCGCGATCCCCCAGCGCACGGCCGACAGGCGATTCGTCGCGCCCACGCCGACGATCGAGCCGGTGATCGTGTGCGTCGTGCTCACCGGAATGCCGAACTGCGACGCGGTGAGGATGACGATCGCGCCGCCCGTCTCCGCGCAGAAGCCGCCGACCGGACGCAGGCGCGTGATGCGCGAGCCCATCGTGTGCACGATGCGCCAGCCGCCGAACAGCGTGCCCAACGAGATCGCGAGGTACGCGGCCGCCTCCACCCAGAGCGGCGGCACGACGTCGGGGCGTGCGACGTACAGGTACTGCATCCACCCCGTGCGCCCCTCCATCGCCGTGCGCACCGGCGCCGAGGCGAGCAGCCCGACGATGATGCCCATCGTCTTCTGCGCGTCGTTGCCGCCGTGCGCGAGCGACAGTAGTCCGGAGGAGATGAGCTGCCCGCGGCGGAACACACGGTCGACGCGCGCCGGCGTGAAGAAGCGGAACAGGTTGAACACCGCGAGCATCAGCAGGAAGCCCATGAGCGCGCCGAGCACCGGGCTGATGGCGATCGCGCTGAGCGTCTGGATCCACTTCGTGCCGAACGTGATCCCCGCGGTGCCCGCCTTCGCGAGCGCGGCGCCGGCGAGCCCGCCGATGAGCGCGTGCGAGGAGCTCGACGGGATGCCGAAGTACCACGTGATGATGTTCCACGCGATCGCGCCGAGCAGCGCGGCACACATCACGTTCGGCTCCACGATCGCGTTGTCGACGAATCCCGTGGCGACCGCCTTCGCGACCGCGGTCTTCACCACGAACAGCGCCGAGAAGTTGAAGACCGCCGCCCACACCACCGCGGCGAACGGGCTGAGCACCCGCGTGCCGACGATGGTCGCGATGGAGTTCGCGGAGTCGTGGAAGCCGTTGCTGAAGTCGAAGATGAACGCGATGACGATGATCGCGACGACGTAGGTGACCAACGAGTCTCCCGCGCCTAGCTGTTCTTGAGCGAGATGCTCTCCAGGACGTTCGACACGTCCTCGCACTCGTCCATCGCCTCTTCGAGCTTGTCGTACAGCTCCTTCCACTTGATGACGTCGAGCGCGTTCGGCGTGCCGTCGAACAGCGCGCCGACGGCCTCGTGGTACGTCGCGTCGCCCTCCTCCTCGAGGTCCTTGATGCGGCGGCCGATGTCGGCCACGC
This DNA window, taken from Gemmatirosa kalamazoonensis, encodes the following:
- a CDS encoding HAMP domain-containing sensor histidine kinase, whose translation is MRLTRFFLLSLLGCLAAFVLVALATVGELTRAATRGAVSPTIVTRVEVAAQRGVLIAAIAAIVAAVLVTWLFRHRVARPLAAVRDSARALASADGSVRYTVHGDELTELARALDGVRARLGEHARARTVEADLLVALRESLSEGIVAVSASGTVVYVNDAARRLLDLKSPVPFSVDHLPRDRDLRETLREALAGQEAGPVELIVSGRHLALAAHPLADAAGAALTVFDLGPMRRLEAIRRDFVANVSHELKTPLTVVGGFAETLADDDVAPADRRRFAETIRVNAQRMQRIVDELLDLSRIESGGWRPMPERLDVATAAEEASVTARDAAAAKRVGFAVLVEPGAARAWADATALRQVLTNLVENAVRHTASGAVTVVARRDDTRRGVWIGVRDTGCGIEPEHLPRIFERFYRVDPARSREAGGTGLGLSIVKHLVEAHGGEVRATSAPGAGTTIEGFFPDAANHGT
- a CDS encoding Ppx/GppA phosphatase family protein produces the protein MEMMRSNDGAPAATNGSDAVRIAAIDIGSNSIRQIVADVSPDGKIRVADEMKAMPRLGAGVDATGELAEASMQAALAELSRMATLARQVGANRIEAVATSAVRDAANGGAFLERVRMETGLRVRLLSGEEEARLAFRSALAHFELGVGRTVVMDIGGGSLELAFAADGLLDCLESFPFGAIRTTDQFLGERPRDRDVKMLRREVRRAVREHVPLKEWHKARVIGSGGTFTNLASIMNTRLGLQDAPNGHGTVVTRGDVEETLDMLAAMSAAERAAVPGLNPDRADIIVAGLAVAAEVLDLLEARELHVSAYGIREGLLLEAARVEPRAADPGEARERSVREFAERCHYEAPHAEQVRKLALQLYDQLAARLGCEPGDREILADAALLHDVGYHISYERHHKHSYHLILHADFVGMTPAEQAAVANVARYHRGAPPKKTHENYGSLDRSLRRRIKRLAALLRLADGLDRGHVAAVERVQATVEKTRLLLHLVPVPDATSLRLESWGADRKAELLAKLLDVDVEVEA
- the ppk1 gene encoding polyphosphate kinase 1; translated protein: MTPKLPPTALFINRELSWLEFNARVLHEATDPRVPLLERVKFLSIFSTNLDEFYMVRVAGLRRKVAQGMAQYPPDGLTPAEQLAAIRRRVSELLARRDACLYGQLLPLLASNGIELKRMSELSPPEWMAVDEFFESQVFPVLTPLAVDPGHPFPYISNLSLSLAVELRDPDQGTEHFARVKVPRSLPRLVPTGTPHHFVPLEELIGANLPALFPGMEVLRWFAFRITRYSDLDLGQIDQMEDLLDTVEQQVFRRRFGEVVRIELQEGMPEGLRTLLLEELNDVETQAVSALTLDDVHEGGRLLELGDLMALTQLELPELKDAPFTPLVPGVLRDTARSIFDIVRERDLLVHHPFQSFDASVERFIEEAARDEHVIAIKLTLYRTSGDTEIVTALADAAQAGKQVAVLVELQARFDEVNNINWARTLERYGVHVAYGLPGLKTHCKTALVVRRDPDGVVRRYVHLGTGNYNSKTARLYTDIGLFTANASIGSDASDLFNALTGFSRQRLYRKLLVAPANMRARLLSLIEREAAHARAGRSARIVAKMNALVDPETIGALYAASQAGVDIALIVRGICCLRPQVPDVSERIRVQSIVGRFLEHSRLFYFANDGQAEYYIGSADWMPRNFDRRVEAIVPVEDPALHAPLRALLDTCLADNRQAWDLAADGTYTQRRPLDDEPERATHRILLRDPWGQVHEGVREAPPTEDEQLLMRTTEHSARW
- a CDS encoding inorganic phosphate transporter, which encodes MVTYVVAIIVIAFIFDFSNGFHDSANSIATIVGTRVLSPFAAVVWAAVFNFSALFVVKTAVAKAVATGFVDNAIVEPNVMCAALLGAIAWNIITWYFGIPSSSSHALIGGLAGAALAKAGTAGITFGTKWIQTLSAIAISPVLGALMGFLLMLAVFNLFRFFTPARVDRVFRRGQLISSGLLSLAHGGNDAQKTMGIIVGLLASAPVRTAMEGRTGWMQYLYVARPDVVPPLWVEAAAYLAISLGTLFGGWRIVHTMGSRITRLRPVGGFCAETGGAIVILTASQFGIPVSTTHTITGSIVGVGATNRLSAVRWGIAGRIVWAWILTIPAAGIIAALSFWILRAVLPFQF